AAAAGCAGTAGATTTCCTTACAAAGACTTTTGGATCAAATGTAGATTTATATCAAAAATTAGTTAATGAAATTGGTGCTCTCGGTACTTATATCCCAGCTACTGAGGGAGAAGCATATCAAACCAAAGATGAATTCTTCGGTGGTCAGTCCATTATCTCTGATTTCTCAAAGTGGGCTGAAGAAATTCCACAAGTAAACTATGGTATGCACACCTATGCGATTGAGGATATTTTAGTTGTTGCCATGCAGAAATACCTTGATGGTCAAGACCTTGATAAAGTGTTAGAAGAAGCACAACAACAAGTGGAAACGCAAATCAAATAATTTGCCTTGAAATAGCCTCGTTCTTCCGAGGCTATTCTTATATAAATAAATAAATAAATAGGGAGTTGAAGAAATTGATACAAGCAACTACGAAGCAGAGCATAGAGTCGAAACCAAGAAAATATAATAACAAGCTTCGTTTAAAAAATGGATTAATCGGCTGGTCGTTTATTGCTATAGCAAGTGCAATGATAGGTTTATTTTATTTCTACCCTATGGCCCAAGCACTTATTCTATCTTTTCAGTCAGGTGCTGGAGCCAATCTACAATTTGTAGGTTTCGATAATTACCTGCGATTATTTACAGATCCAACATTTATAGCTGCTGTAAAAAACACAGTAATCTACCTCATCATCCAAGTACCTATCATGATTATTTTGGCATTGCTTATATCTGTTTTATTAAATGATAAGAAATTGAAGCTAAAAGGATTCTTCCGTACTGCAATATTTTTACCCTGCATTACGTCACTTGTCGCGTATTCTGTAGTATTCAAATATTTATTTGGTGCAGATGGGATTATTAACCAATTACTCCTAAATGTTTCTCTCATATCAGAGCCAATACAATGGCTTACGGATCCTTTTTGGGCAAAGGTAACCATTATTATTGCTATCACATGGCGTTGGACAGGCTACAATATGATTTTCTATCTTTCAGCTCTTCAAAACGTTGATAACTCCATTTATGAAGCAGCTAAAATTGATGGTGCAAATGCATTTCAACAATTCTTTAAAATTACGATTCCTATGCTCAAGCCAATCATTTTATTTACATCTATTACGTCAACTATTGGCACGCTCCAGTTGTTTGATGAAGTTATGAATATAACAAAAGGTGGACCAGGAAATTCCACGTTAACAATTTCTCAGTATATCTATAATCTTTCATTCAAATATACTCCTGATTTTGGCTATGCGGCGACTGTCTCATATGCAATTGTTATCATGATTGTCATCTTTTCAATCATTCAGTTCAAAGTAGCAGGTGATAAAAATGCATAAAATAAATCGAATATTCATTTATATTATCCTATCAATCTTTACGATTGTCTCTATCTTTCCATTTATATGGATGATTGTCAGCGCAACAAATAAATCTTCCGATGTTACAAAAGGAAGATTAGTGCCGGGAACCCACTTGGTGGAAAATTTCCAGAACCTTATTCATTCGGTAGACCTTGTTCCTGCGTTAACAAACTCAGTCATTATATCCATTTCAACTACTGTTCTATCACTAATCATTGCATCTCTTGCTGGCTACGGATTTGAAATCTACAGAAGTAAGGCAAAGGATGTTGTATTTAATATTTTGCTTCTTTCAATGATGATTCCTTTTGCTGCAATGATGATACCTTTATTCCGAATGTTTGGGACAATCTCTCAAATGGCACCCGGGATTGGTATTGATACACTAACGTCTGCCATGTTACCAAGCATTACAACTGCTTTCTTAATCTTTTTCTTCAGACAAAATACAAAGATGTTTCCAAAAGAGCTACTAGAAGCTGGAAGAATAGATGGATTAACAGAGCTTGGTGTTTTCTTCCGTATATTTGTTCCGACGATGAAAACAACATATGCAGCAGCTGCCATTATTACCTTTATGGCAAGCTGGAATAATTTTTTATGGCCACTCGTTGTTTTACAGTCTCCTGAGAACCATACGATACCATTGCTCATATCTAATCTTGGGTCTAGTCATTCACCTGACTTCGGAATCATTATGACAACCATTGTGATTGCAACTTTACCTACAGCACTCATCTTCTTCTTGCTTCAAAAGCATTTCGTAGCAGGTATGATGGGATCAGTAAAATAAATAACCAGCGTTTGGTAGAAAAATAGAAAGGAAGATAAGAATATGACTAAAACTCAAATCCAAGATAAAAAACAGAACCAAGTTCCAACTATAGATTGGCTTACTGACTTAAATGTGTTCGCAGTTAACAGAGTTCCAGCACATTCTGATCATATCTACTATGCAACAATAGAGGAAGCAAAAAAAGCTTCTGCCATGACGATGCGCCATGACTTGAACGGAAATTGGAAATTTAATTATTCTATTAATCCAGACTCAAGACCCGAGCGGTTTTATGAGCTTGACTTTGAATGCTCGGCTTGGGGAGATATAACAGTTCCTGGCCATATTCAGTTACAAGGATATGGAACTCCACAATACGTGAATACAATTTATCCATGGGACGGGCATAGAGATGTACGTCCACCAGAAATCCCAAAGGATTTTAACCCAGTGGGAAGCTATGTGAAGTATATTAAAGTGCCTGAGAATATGGAGAACAAGCCTGTTTATATTTCATTCCAAGGTGTAGAGTCAGCTTTCTTTGTTTGGTTAAATGGTAAATTTGTTGGATACAGTGAAGACAGCTTTACTCCTGCAGAGTTTGAATTAACTTCTTTTCTAACAGAAGGAGAAAATAAACTTGCGGTAGAGGTGTTTCAACGTAGTACCGGCAGTTGGCTAGAAGATCAAGACTTTTGGAGATTTTCTGGTATTTTTAGAGATGTATATCTATATACAGTACCTGAAATTCATGCACGAGATATTCACATTCATACGGATCTAGACTCTTCATATAAGAATGCAGAGCTAAAAGTAGATTTAAAGTTTCTGCCAAACATTCCGGTAGGTTCCCAAATAGTAGCAGAGCTTTGTGATGATAAAGGAAACTTTGTAGTGAAAAAAGGCAGCGAACTTACTGGTGAAAATAGTTCAGTTTCGATAGAAGTGGAAGCAGCTAAGCTTTGGAGTGCGGAAAATCCGTATTTATATAAACTCTATATTCAAATCTATAACGCTTCAGGTGAACTTGTAGAGGTCATTCCACAAAAGGTTGGGTTCCGAAAGTTTGAGCTTGTTGATAAAATTATGAGACTAAATGGCGAAAGAATTGTGTTCAAAGGTGTGAATCGTCATGAATTCAACTGCCGAAGAGGTCGTGCTGTTACAAAAGAAGATATGCTTTGGGATATTAAAACATTAAAACAACACAATATAAATGCAGTGCGAACATCTCATTATCCAAATCAAAGTTATTGGTACGAGTTATGTGATGAATATGGAATTTATGTAATCGATGAAATGAATTTGGAAACACATGGTTCCTGGCAAAAGATGGGGGCAGTTGAACCTTCATGGAATATCCCTGGAAACAAGCCAGAATGGCAAAATATTGTTTTAGACCGTGCTGTTTCAATGGTCGAAAGAGATAAAAACCATCCATCAATATTGATCTGGTCATGTGGTAATGAGTCCTATGCAGGTGAGGTTATTCTGAATGTTACCCGTTACTTCAAGTCTGTTGATCCAAGTCGCCTTGTCCATTATGAGGGTGTTTTCCATAATCGTGACTATAACGATACAAGTGATATGGAAAGCCGTATGTATGCGAAGCCAGCAGATATTGAGGAATATCTAAACGATAATCCAGAAAAGCCTTATATAAGCTGTGAGTATATGCATGCCATGGGTAATTCTCTGGGAGGTATGGACAAATATACCGCTCTTGAAAATAAATATCCGATGTACCAAGGTGGATTTATTTGGGATTATATTGATCAAGCCCTAATAAAGAAAGACCGCTTTGGTCAAGAGTTTCTTGCATACGGAGGAGATTTTGGCGATCGTCCTACAGACTATGGATTCTGTACGAATGGAATTGTATATTCAAATCGAAAGCTATCACCAAAGATGCAGGAAGTGAAATATCTATACCAGAATATCAAGCTTAACGTTGATAAATCCGGGGTTACAATTATCAATGAAAGCTTATTCGAAGATACATCCAACTATGATTTGGAGTACATTCTATTCCTAGATGGTAAGGAATTATATCGGAATCAGGACCATGTGGATATCCTGCCACAAAGTGAAGGTCGAGTTGAATTTAACTTACCTGCTGAATTCCTAAGTGATGCAGGTGAATATGTCATCCATACATCCTTCAAACTAAAAGAAGAGAAGCTTTGGGGTGATGCTGGTTATGATATTGCCTTTGGCCAATATGTGTTTGTGGAGAAACAACAAATCGCTCAAATTCCTAGTGGGAATCTAAGAGTAGCATACGGTACACAAAACATTGGTGTGCATGGTACTGATTTTACCATCATGTTTTGTCGTAAGGCTAAAAGTCTTATTTCTATGAAATATGGAGGTAGAGAGTTGATTGAAGCTCCACTACTTCCATTGTTCTGGAGAGCTACTACCGATAATGACAGAGGATTTTCTCAAGGGTTTACTTCAGGATGCTGGTATGCAGCTAGCCTAGCTCGTCAATCTGTTGGGTTAGAGGTAGAGGAACATAAAGACAAAGTAGAGGTTGCTTTTACCTATAAATTCTCGATTCATTCAGAAATTGAAGTCAAAAACACTTTTACCGTATTTGCAGATGGAAGTGTGCGCGTTAAATCAGTCTATCATGGTGCTGAAAACCTTCCGCAAATGCCGATTTATGCAGTTTCATTCAAGGTTTCTGCGGATTACGACCAATTAGAATGGTACGCGATGGGACCTGAAGAAAATTATTCAGATCGCGCAGCTGGAGCAAGGCTTGGGGTATTTACCAATAACGTTATAGACAATTTATCGGGATATGTAAAACCGCAAGAATCTGGCAATCGCACTGGTGTACGCTGGGTAAACCTCACAAATAGTGACGGACATGGTATTAAAATTTCCTCCACTTCTCGTCCAGTAGAATGTAATTTTTCACCGTATACTGCATTTGAAATAGAGAATGCAGCTCATCACTATGAACTGCCAAATGTGCACTATACAGTTGTTACTGTAGCAGGCAAACAAATGGGCGTTGGTGGAGATGATAGCTGGGGAGCACCCGTTTATCCGGAACATCTAGTGAAAGCGAATGAAGACATGAAATTTGAATTTATGATTCAACCAATTAAATAATATAGATCGTAAAGAGCCTGAATTAACTCTGAGGCTCTTTACTTTTATTACAGAAGATAATTCATCTTTGGAAGCGAAGAGTACTGTGAATTTACCGTGGCCAGAAAATCAAAAAGAAAGAAAGCTTAGAGTAGAGAATCATGTTTTAACTTTTCTTTCGTATCCTGTATCTCAGCCTGAACTGGACCAAATACTTCCAATCTACTATCTTACTTAGTAGACAGATTTAACATAGAGGACTGCAACATTAATTAGACTTGCTTTTTAATTTGTTCTTGCAAAATTTTTATTTGCTGTTGCATTTGTTCTAGTTGTTGTTGCATTTGCTGCTGCTGTAATTCTTGTTGTTGCTTCTCTTTTTGTGCTTGGATGGTATCAATTTTATCTTGTTCTAATGCCATAGCTTGCCCTATAAGACCTAATGTATCTCCTGTCACATTAAACCATTGTCCAATCAATTGTAGAATATCGGCTAGATTATTATTATTATTATTATTATTATTATTCCCGCCATTCCCATTATATGAAATCATTATAACCCCTTCTTTTTTTTAACTGTTTTATGTTATGCGAACAGGGCTTGGATGACATCGAAAAAACTATTGCGTACCACAGTAATAACCGTTTTTGAAGTGGTTTAAATATGGACTATTATAGTAGTACAAAGCACATTCCTCCTATAAAGGTAGTTATCGACAATATACGTTAGATACGTATTTATGAGCATGTCTTCTAAAATGATTAAGTGCTTAGTAAAGATCGTTCCCCTTGACATCTTTTTCAAAAAAATATATGGTTATCTTCGGTAATAGTTATCCATGGTAACTATTTTATGTAGGAGGGGAAGAAAGAATTGGAAGGTTTTTTTCAGCGTTATTTA
This Neobacillus sp. YX16 DNA region includes the following protein-coding sequences:
- a CDS encoding sugar ABC transporter permease codes for the protein MESKPRKYNNKLRLKNGLIGWSFIAIASAMIGLFYFYPMAQALILSFQSGAGANLQFVGFDNYLRLFTDPTFIAAVKNTVIYLIIQVPIMIILALLISVLLNDKKLKLKGFFRTAIFLPCITSLVAYSVVFKYLFGADGIINQLLLNVSLISEPIQWLTDPFWAKVTIIIAITWRWTGYNMIFYLSALQNVDNSIYEAAKIDGANAFQQFFKITIPMLKPIILFTSITSTIGTLQLFDEVMNITKGGPGNSTLTISQYIYNLSFKYTPDFGYAATVSYAIVIMIVIFSIIQFKVAGDKNA
- a CDS encoding carbohydrate ABC transporter permease, giving the protein MHKINRIFIYIILSIFTIVSIFPFIWMIVSATNKSSDVTKGRLVPGTHLVENFQNLIHSVDLVPALTNSVIISISTTVLSLIIASLAGYGFEIYRSKAKDVVFNILLLSMMIPFAAMMIPLFRMFGTISQMAPGIGIDTLTSAMLPSITTAFLIFFFRQNTKMFPKELLEAGRIDGLTELGVFFRIFVPTMKTTYAAAAIITFMASWNNFLWPLVVLQSPENHTIPLLISNLGSSHSPDFGIIMTTIVIATLPTALIFFLLQKHFVAGMMGSVK
- a CDS encoding glycoside hydrolase family 2 TIM barrel-domain containing protein, translated to MTKTQIQDKKQNQVPTIDWLTDLNVFAVNRVPAHSDHIYYATIEEAKKASAMTMRHDLNGNWKFNYSINPDSRPERFYELDFECSAWGDITVPGHIQLQGYGTPQYVNTIYPWDGHRDVRPPEIPKDFNPVGSYVKYIKVPENMENKPVYISFQGVESAFFVWLNGKFVGYSEDSFTPAEFELTSFLTEGENKLAVEVFQRSTGSWLEDQDFWRFSGIFRDVYLYTVPEIHARDIHIHTDLDSSYKNAELKVDLKFLPNIPVGSQIVAELCDDKGNFVVKKGSELTGENSSVSIEVEAAKLWSAENPYLYKLYIQIYNASGELVEVIPQKVGFRKFELVDKIMRLNGERIVFKGVNRHEFNCRRGRAVTKEDMLWDIKTLKQHNINAVRTSHYPNQSYWYELCDEYGIYVIDEMNLETHGSWQKMGAVEPSWNIPGNKPEWQNIVLDRAVSMVERDKNHPSILIWSCGNESYAGEVILNVTRYFKSVDPSRLVHYEGVFHNRDYNDTSDMESRMYAKPADIEEYLNDNPEKPYISCEYMHAMGNSLGGMDKYTALENKYPMYQGGFIWDYIDQALIKKDRFGQEFLAYGGDFGDRPTDYGFCTNGIVYSNRKLSPKMQEVKYLYQNIKLNVDKSGVTIINESLFEDTSNYDLEYILFLDGKELYRNQDHVDILPQSEGRVEFNLPAEFLSDAGEYVIHTSFKLKEEKLWGDAGYDIAFGQYVFVEKQQIAQIPSGNLRVAYGTQNIGVHGTDFTIMFCRKAKSLISMKYGGRELIEAPLLPLFWRATTDNDRGFSQGFTSGCWYAASLARQSVGLEVEEHKDKVEVAFTYKFSIHSEIEVKNTFTVFADGSVRVKSVYHGAENLPQMPIYAVSFKVSADYDQLEWYAMGPEENYSDRAAGARLGVFTNNVIDNLSGYVKPQESGNRTGVRWVNLTNSDGHGIKISSTSRPVECNFSPYTAFEIENAAHHYELPNVHYTVVTVAGKQMGVGGDDSWGAPVYPEHLVKANEDMKFEFMIQPIK